The DNA segment gattgaagactgataaagactgtagatTGACAAttaaagactcgacactgaagactccgtcaacatccgaggggcagtttgttggtgcactacgtctgtggacaacgtcttatatcgagtctagtAGAGTATAGGTTAGACAGGACACGAAATCCAAGAAATATGTATAAgatagaggtttcgcttatgtgtccttgactagtttcgctcatatgtcactgagtagtttcgcttatatggcgaaggtgaggtttcgctcatgtgtcacgtCCATTGGAGCGAAACCTGTTCACCTATATATAGTATGTAAGAGCGAAACTAGATAGAGAGTTgtaggtgttgtcttccggtaagccacgaagtgctaccgaagtgttgtcaggactTGTAACTGCAttcaagatcaatacaacaacaattaaagtgaatacggctgtaATTGCACCagaacattagtttccgcctcttgttttggataggaattcttctgattgactcgttaaGGCTCGAAAATGATCCTACATCTCTGGTGTATCCTTAAACTTCTACaacaagaaaagctttatgctaagttctcaaaatgtgagttttggctccgtgaagtccaatttcttgggcatgtagtgagtgagcgtggtatccaggtggatcccgctaaggatGAAGCCATTATGAACTGGCAAGCACCGAAAACACCTACATAGATTTGCAGCTTTTTGGGcctagcaggatattacaggcgtttcattgaaaagttttcaaggattgctgcacccctaacttcattGAATCGCAAGAATATAAAGTTCGATTGGGGTCCCAAGCAACAAGAATCTTTTGAGATTCtcaagcagaagctaagcaatgctctGGTGTTGACATTGCCTAAAGGGATTGAAGAATTTGTTGTATACTAcgatgcatcgcacactggtatgggttgtgtgcttatgcaaaaaggcaaggtcgtTGCCTATGcctcacgacaattaaaggtgcacgaaaagaactacaccacccacgatttggaattgggtgccgttgtgtttgcactgaagctttggaggcattatttgtatggaaccaagtgtgtgatttattctgatcataaAAGTATTCAACACTTATTAAATCAGAAAGATCTTAACATGAGGCAGCGtcgatggatggagactttaaacgattatgattgcgaaattcgctaccatccaggcaaagcgaaTGTTGTAGCTGACACTctaagcaggaaggaaagggttaagcctattagaatcaatgccaaaagcattaaGCTAAAGAATAACTTGAATGAAAAGTTGTTAGCTGCTCAGAAGGAAGCTATTTTGGACACTAACTATCcgaatgaaaagttaggagtcaCTGCTGATCAGTTGTCATATGGCAAGGATGGGATCCTAAGATTAAGTTGTCGAATCTGGGTCCCTATCCATGGGGGACTTAGAGACGTGATCCTTCAGGAAGCACACAGTTAGAAATATTTAGTCCATCCTGgcagtgataaaatgtaccaggatttaaaggcaaattattggtggataggtttgaaaaTCTGTAGCTActtatgtggctaaatgtctggcGTGTGCAcaggttaaagccgaacatcaaaagccgtcaggtttgttGCAACAGCCTAAACTTCCCacttggaagtgggaaatggtaactatggattttatcactaagttacCAAGGACAAagcatgggaatgatactatttgggttatagtcgatagactgaccaagtcagctcacttcttaccTATTAAAGAGACACATAGCTCTGATATGCTAGCTCAGCTGTACCTGGATAAGATTGTATATCTTCACGGAGTGccggtatctattatctccgatagggatactagatgCACATCTCACTTTTGCAAAAGCTTTCAGCAATCGTTAGGCACTCGCTTAAATTTCAGCACtacttatcatcctcagacagatggccaaagcgagcgtacgattcaaacaccCAAGGATATGCTCAGGGCTTGTGTTATTGatctaggtggaagttgggatgaccatcttccattgattgaattttcgtacaataatagctatcattcaAGTATccaagctgcgccttttgaggccttgtacGGAAGGAAGTGTAGGACgccagtttgttgggcggaagttggagatgtccaactaacaggacctgatatagtccggGAGAGGACAGATAAGATTGTACAGATCCGTGAATGTCTCAAAGCTTcaagggataggcagaaaagctacgcagataaaaggcgtaaacctctgaaattcgaggtaggagacaaagtgttacttaaagtatcaccctggaaaggagtgatgcgttttggcaagaagggcaagctgagcccAAGGTACATaagaccattcgagatcattgaatgtGTCGGAACTGTAGCTTACAAGTTTAATCTGCCAGAAGAGCTCAGTagtattcataatgtgttccacatttgcAACATAAAGAAGTGTATAGCCGATGAGTCGCTAGCAATGTCCCATAAGGACGTGCagatagatgagagcttgaagttcgttgaaaaacctttgtcgatcgaagATCGATAGGTTAAgaaacttcgaagaaagcatgtgccgattgtgaaggtaaaatgggatgcccgtagaggcccagaatacacatgggaggttgagtccacaatgaaacagaaataccctcacttatttcaataaatctcgaggtcgagatttcttttaagggggtgaggatgtaacacctcgcaaaatcatgtctaatataatgaagacacgtgtcataaaGGTTAAATGTGTAAGGAATTGATTTGGAGGGACTATAATTGTCAAACAATGTAATTATGTAAGTAAAAGGATCCAAAATGTCAACATGCCATTCTTGTGCCTCTAATTGACCTCACACGACGTTCGTATTCTTTAATGAATAATTTATCGAACATAGAATGTCGTTTGTGCTTAAAATAAGGATCTTATGAAacataggggttaaaagtgtcaacatgttaaatgttacctctgagtgaccttttaacggtCCCGAAAGCATTGTAATAATTGTATATTTTGCTCTCAAGAATATTGGATAGTAATTTTATGAAGTTTCGATGAAAATAAGACTTTTCGGGTGATCTTACATCTAACcgggagcttaacggagttaatttGTGACCCAAGGCCCTTAATAGTTAACTATGGGGGTCATAAGTGCAATAAATGGAAGTTAAATAAACTTAAAGtggaccagggactgaaactgtcaaaGTTAAAACAGTTTTCACCTGAGCAGACGGTTGTCGCGACCCGCGTAGACTCCCTttgagtcttacgcggcccgcgtaaaaaaTACCAGCGACATTTTTCTGGATAGCTGCATGTTGCAGCTCTTACATCGCCATTGCATGAACTCTGAGCGATACTAGGGGCTTGTACATGGTTTTTACTGCCCTAGGGACACCTGTGAACATTTGGTAACAACATAGGGACAAATGGATTGATCTTGGAGCATCTAATTTCCTATATAAAGgacttgttgttcttgagttcATTTGCACACTTTCAATTTCACTCAGAGCTCACTCTTTGAAGCCTCCTTGTGCTAAAGGAAGCTTTCTCAAGTTCCAAATTCGTGCTAAAGACTCTATTAAGTGTTCTTAGCTTCCTTAGTTTAAGTTTTATTAGcttaatgaccgaaagtcaaagtcgtcataattaagctttgacttagtgattaatcactaacggtccagccattattcgaattgaaagtggctatgtgttggtaattatgtaggtaataaacccttaaaagggcaccttctaattatcacattatctcagtcaattgtcgggtcaaacttattaataaaaagtcaaacgggtcagtttTTACAAATtaattcataactgataatgCAGAGGTTATGGAACATGCTTTaacacttaaacaacttggtaaataatataagaacatgtctagtCATGTTCAACTCGataattctgagtttaggctcggttcgcaaccgaaagtcgcaaaagtagacttttgctttggctttcagttctgacccgatttagcttagtttagatatgccttagggttcctttaggaccatattgtatattagtataaccctctgaggttatacaacttgatTCCATAGAAATCTtagttcattgcatgtttccgttaaatgcttaaaatggACCATTATGCCTTTTTATCATTAAAACGAAATTTTTGagatgtgagaggacaaaaacctttattactgatttataagcatgtcctaaaagtttgacatcagttcaTGGTCTAAAATAGAAGTTATGCGCAATATCGTAAAATGAAagccttttattaattaaatggcatttttagtataaataatatttaaacccaaattttggcaccaaactttctacccactgatataatataatatttagggagttttggaaatttttgtcaaattttatactGATTAAATTATAGAGTTCTAGTGTAAATCGgtattgacaaaattgccctttTCTttgataaaatgagttttacataacattttgataccaaaccttttcctactgatttcatatattaaataaaatattttaaacagttgagactgatcaaaatctcagatttccttaaATAACCCGAAAATCGTCAGATACCGACTTTTACGCTTTTTAAATGCATAGTATGGAGTAAAACTATATTTGACACCTAAAACTTATTACCTACTTATATTATAAGCaaatactttaacagtaagtaaaagttttgaactcagatttccaaatttaacctttatagcatatgtgaaatgaccaaaatgcccctacggtgcatagtttgaccataaatgataaatttcacatatatatatgatatcttactgatgtaacttattaaaataaatgtttttactgATTATTTTAGCCTAGAacctcagattactatttaacctcttttacaAACTCTAAAACAACCAAAATACCCCTCCGGGGCATAAATTAATTTTAGATTCGTTTTGGGCAAAAcagaagatatcctactgatatcataacatattttaagcatgtTAACTTGTGGAACCTGTacatgactcttttggctacccgttatgcatattctcgttcggtacggtttatgtaactagtttgcataaattaaccgaaacgggtcaaaccttatcatttttcacttcaaaatccagaatgtgtttggtttacccatattatacaagtcttcatacttgtcgggtctaaatcacattctaatccggtcttcgcttaatcttgcgttttgaaccataAGCCTTTCATTTAAACTAACCGATCTAAGTTaagacttaaataagacccgttaggaatctaacaGGTtgttaaaaccttcgttccagactaggagcccagtaaaagatacttgtaCTTGCTGATTGATATACGGCTGAggataaaattatatttttgcttagttaaatacttttaacttattttccgttatacgggcttgggatacggtattataataataccgcttggtcgggtattgaatgtttaatcgattagtggttaaaccATTGaaataacccattttaatctatcttgtttgatgcaatgcctttggggggttaatgaccatgtcctggatatcctcgacTCATTTGTTAGAAATGGCCACGGCTTAAGCACGGGGtataggcatacacctgacagttgcgtatgtataaatggtatctcactctcttgtgggcctatacttgtggtgtgtctattaatctaatccggctcttctaaccgggtcCCGAATggatgacaaacatgtaaaaactgtatacaagattattttaaataattatcccaagttataaaagaatatttgtgccttgtgcatttaattCAATTttctcaaatgttttcaaaaagagccagttaattgtatttaccagtgtaaactgacgtatttttcaaaaaggttaagtgcaggtaaaAGTGTAATGGGCTGGAACTCCTGAGTGATTAAATAAAGAGTTTTGCAAGCTTTTATCActttaagtctgttgaacaatatttcttttgttttgatccacctgtggattCATTTACAACccgttgtgtaatattttattatactttcgAATCGGTTTGTATTACtattactttagacttccgctgtgcattgaactgtgattatttgactatgatgatattaactacgtcatgatacttcccaccgggcccacccgtaatacgtggaaatatcggggtgtgacacaacaaCTATCCAGCATTCCAAAGGATCAGGTGTCTAGTATCATGGAGGATCATCAAGTATGCAGTATGGATCGTTGGCTATGACacaggctcaaggatcctactttgaaCCTTCAGGATCCCCTTTTCTGCATCAAGGATCCTCTTtccagcatcaaggatccttctcCAGTTCAAGAGGATACATGGGGATACTGTCAGTTCAAGGATCCTACcctcagcatcaaggatcctcATCGCAAGTTCAAGGATCCATGGAATATTTTACAAGACCTTCAGCCCCAATGTATCCTGGATCCAACATCAtccaggatcaaggatccttagggaGTCAACAACCCAGAAGCTCTGAGATTCATGTGGGAGACTTCATTCCCATGCAAACTATTGCTTCATCTGGTCCCACAGTTGCACTAGAATTTGGATTCACATCTGGAATCCCAGCCTCAAACCAatcaggaggtaacactttcaatacaTCTTACAATGCTAACCGTGGTCTTGTGCAGGAACCAGGGATCAACCAGGCAATGGCTAGGGAGTTGCAAAAAtttaaggatatgatatccagcgtcCCAAGAGTGGTTAAGCCCATTCCTGAGATCCCGGATGGGAGTCACAAGGtgtctcgctttgcaccacccaTATGTAATGCGGAGATACCGAAGCGAGTCCAAACACCAAATATGAAGCTCTATAATGGTACAACTGATCCAAAAGAGCatgtagcacaatacagggagagaaTGGAGATCAACCCCGTTCCAGAAAGGTTAAAAGAAGCCTGTCTTtgcaagggtttcggatccacaTTGACTGGATCAGCTCtgaaatggctgctaagtcttcttcCTTATTCAATTACTTCATTTTCTAATTTGGTTAACTTGTTAAATAGTCAATTTTCATGTAGTAGGAGATTTGAACGGTTAACTAGAGATTTATATAGGGTcacccaaggtcataatgaatcattaagggattacataactaaattcaGTAGAGAATCCTTAGAAATCCCTAACTTAGATATTGCTACAGCTGTTGAAGCTTTTAAAATGGGTTTGCTTAAGGATTCtcagttctatgatgatcttgttatgactccttgcaggaacctagatgaggtaagaaacagggcccttaggttcatccgtttagaggatgacaaaaggatccaggagaggctatcaggatcctcaaagcaagacaaACAAGAATCCTGTTTCAGGAATAACAAATCCAAGTCATACACTAAGGCTGACAACTAGAATGTGCATGCTATGGAACAAGAggaagatgatgaggattatcctccaatcgctgaatattgtttttctgctgATAATAGTGAACTAATCTTTGCAATGCAGAACTTAGGTGACAAGTCCAGATGGCCGAGGAAAAGTGACAAGCCAGCTGCTAtcaaagacaaatcgaagtggtgtgcttATCATGAAGACTTTGGTCATCTCACAGATGAATGCATAGCACTAAGGAATGAGATTGGTTACCTTAtgagcaaaggatacttgaaggagTTATTCGGAAGGAAGAAATCAAGGATCCAAGATTCTGAGGAAGTCCCTGAAAAGGCTCCTCCACCAGTCGATGCTCAAATTATTCATTTCATCTCCGTGGCTCTGATATCTGTGGTACTTCATTCTCGGCAGCTAAGAGGCATGAAAAGGAGacaaagatggagaatggggaCATACATGTTCGAACTTCCATCCTTACCCAGGAGAAAGTCATATCCTTTGATGAGCATGACCGTGTGGATATACAGGACCCTCATCACGATGGTCTAGTTATTACATTAAGCTCAGTGAACATCATCCAGTTAGATGTCCTCAAAAGAATGAACATTCCTGAATCCGATATTGTTCCAAGATCATCTgtccttgtgggattcagtggagagatGAAGAATAcattgggggacatcaaacttccTATTTATATAGAGGGAGTAAATTCTgttcaaaaattttgtgtcattgattgcttatcttgttgtaatgttatccttggcaggccatggatacacgatatgaaagcaATCCCCTCAACATATCATCAGTGTGTGAAACTCCCTACTCCATGGGGTGTGGTGAAGATCgaaagtgatcagcaagaggccaAGAATTGTTACACTTcttcaatgaaaccagcctcaataCCTAGGGAggcatagcaattaaagtatcctccaagggatgtcctggaggcaagagagcaaagACGTCAAGGATGTTCTGATGAACttgaggatcctgaatccaagattttTATAGGATCCGGGAACCTTGACCCTATCGAGCAGGATTTAATATCCTTcttaaaaaagaagaaaaacaacctttgcttggaaacatgaagacatgataGGTATTTCTAAAGatgttattactcacaaacttggtattgacaggtccTTCAAGCCAATACATCAGAAAAGGAGGAAATTTGCAcctgaaagaaatgccattatccaagaagaggtagacaaattgctcaaGGCAGGTATGATCAAACAGgtaaagtatccaagatggttagccaatgtggttgttgttcaaaaaacgaatggaaagtggagggtatgcgttgattttactgatttaaataaagcatgtcccaaggatcctttcccttTACCCCatattgactccatggtggacgCTACGGCAGGTCATGAgttgttaacttttatggatgcttcatctggatttcaacaaattcagatggaaccatctgaccaacaGGATACAACTTTTATGACTCCCACAGGTATCTATtgctatattgctatgccttttggactaagaaatgcaggtgctacataccaaaggctagtgaatatgatgtttaagGAACAGATTGGACACACAATAGAAGTctacatagatgacatggtggttaagtccaaaaaagctgaggatcaccttaaggatttggaagaagcatttgatatccttgatagatACAACATGAAACtgaatccttcaaaatgccagtTTGGAGTCAAAGTTGGTAAATTCTTAGGTTACATGGTGACAAAGAGGGGCATAGAGGCAAGTCCAAAACAAATCAAGTCCATTGTGAATATCAAGTATCCTgtcaatgctaaggatgtgcaaaggttgACAGGAAGAATCGCAGCCTTGAATAGATTCATCTCAAAGTCATCGGAGAAATGCAAAGAGTTCTATGACATCCTGAGAAataataagaaatttgaatggactgaaaagcatgagagtgCCCTCAAAGCCCTCAAGGATTACTTATCCTCAGCTCCAGCTCtaatgaaaccagaaaatggggaaatattatccttatatctagctATTTCCACTAAGGgagtaagtgcggtccttgttaaggatcatgaaggttctcaacatccggtatactatgtaagtaaaagtctactcgATGCTGAGTCCAGGTATGCTCATTTAGAGAAACTTATtcttgctttaatcatggcatctactaaattacgtCACTATGTTGAAACTCATCccattattgtgaaaactaacattcctatcaagaatgttctcaggaaacctgaaatgccAGGGAGGATGGCAAATGGGCAGTCAAACTTAGTGCATATGATATTAAATATGAACCTAGAACTGGCATCAAATCCAAAGCCTTAgttgactttgtggctgatttcagtagtgatctacaaagggaaacTGAATTGGAAGTTCAACAACTTAAgggactaaggatccttggatactcttcacatATGGGGCATCAAATGTTAAGGGAACTGGActaggcatactactaaaatcgccacagggggacattatacccTAATTATTGCTTGTGAGTTTCAAACCACTAAAAATGAGGCTGAGTGTGAGGCCTTAatagcaggtttgcaattagccaagcatatgaggatcaggtatcttgaggtacatgtataTTCTTTATTAATTACTAACCACTATAACGGTTCCAAACCCCATCTTTTAGGcctcttttgtcacacccccaaaatccacctgcggaatatcaccgcttgggagcgtaactgaccaggatcaagccaccaatcatattgaacatgtaaataaatagtaatagttatccatcaatacgaaaggtgtttatcaaaccaacataattaagtatagcggaagcatttaagtaaacccaaacataagtattaatgtgtgaaatatcgtaagtgttcaaatagcattcatgatcctttgcccacaacgaccggctcctccctgtgcaagctccataaagtacctaaggtcctgcaaggcatgcagcagagagtcaacaactagttgagcgagttcacagaaagtaagttcagtaatagtaattgtatgtgtcgtattatgttcgttcattgttcatgtatagtattggtttccatcgcagccctctaggcatgtatgcgaagattaaggaaagttctcaagtattctagactatgtatatgtgtatcgctggccaccctggcatgtgtgcgaagtttagtatgtatagttcgcagcctccctaaggcatgtgtgcgaagatcagtcataatatcgcagccaacccttggcgtgtgtgcgaagatcagttcaagtaggtatactagtctagccgtatcttatcatttaccatcctcaccctgaggacttatatcattaggttccattaactaggtacgcacgaaataatcatccaatcccattcccaccctgggaaccccatgccttggctgtgtgaactcaccttgggttgctcggcagatacacaaagaaaagagttcttgaactaacagtgatcaatcacgtcctaacagggttatcatatgagtcaggttttgacttcaagtaatgcacgtataaatcatacaagttaacacgttaataatcacgtattgatcatggcaacatcTTAGCAGTCAAGAATACAATGAAATCATACTTGTGCGTTTAAATTATTAGCCCAACGTAATCGGCCCAAATATCCTAACATTCGTGAGtggcttgtgcgatccaatgtctaagcccaacgATACCCGACCCACAAATAAGTAATCAGTCCAAACATATACGGCCCAAAGCAAATAAACAACATATTGTGCGGcccggttaaccttgtgcgactAAGCTGGGTTGTGCGAGTGACTTTGGGCTTGTTCAGCCCAACTAGCATAACGGCTCAAATTGTACGATCAGTGTGGGCTTGTGCGTTTGTGTCCTGGGCTTCTAAGGCCCAACAGTTAAACGACATTaccccttgtgcgactgggcaatgccttgtgcgactggagaccCCTTGTACGATCAGGGTCTCTTGTGCGACCGGATCAGCTTGTGTGATTGAACCAGCTTGTGCGACCCGGTCTTGTGCGATCCGTAACAAACTTCCGGATgtcatgcaatcggttacaagcttttaatagtttccatatttacaatcaattaacaactaatcaGTTTCCAATCATGCCTCTAATCGATCAAACTAGCATATCTAGCATTtcaattcacatgaaccctaattcaaacataagcactaatctat comes from the Helianthus annuus cultivar XRQ/B chromosome 4, HanXRQr2.0-SUNRISE, whole genome shotgun sequence genome and includes:
- the LOC118491541 gene encoding uncharacterized protein LOC118491541; protein product: MYPGSNIIQDQGSLGSQQPRSSEIHVGDFIPMQTIASSGPTVALEFGFTSGIPASNQSGGNTFNTSYNANRGLVQEPGINQAMARELQKFKDMISSVPRVVKPIPEIPDGSHKVSRFAPPICNAEIPKRVQTPNMKLYNGTTDPKEHVAQYRERMEINPVPERLKEACLCKGFGSTLTGSALKWLLSLLPYSITSFSNLVNLLNSQFSCSRRFERLTRDLYRVTQGHNESLRDYITKFSRESLEIPNLDIATAVEAFKMGLLKDSQFYDDLNLGDKSRWPRKSDKPAAIKDKSKWCAYHEDFGHLTDECIALRNEIGYLMSKGYLKELFGRKKSRIQDSEEVPEKAPPPVDAQIIHFISVALISVDPHHDGLVITLSSVNIIQLDVLKRMNIPESDIVPRSSVLVGFSGEMKNTLGDIKLPIYIEGAMDTRYESNPLNISSVCETPYSMGCGEDRK